A stretch of the Streptomyces venezuelae genome encodes the following:
- the aceB gene encoding malate synthase A produces the protein MPTQVPRRVKVLGPPGDRHDEILTPAALDFLALLDDAFAGRRREILTARRHRSDRLVSGSPLDFPRATSGVREDPHWRVAPPAPGLTDRRVEITGPPTPRMAVNALNSGARVWMACFEDAASPLWENIVGGQLTLLDVSRRPRDFTTPKGREHRLGTDLPAIMVRPRGWHLDEEHLTVADRPLPASLVDFGLYFFHCAQRQTDLGSGPYFYLPKLENRHEARLWNDVFLLAQELLGVPRGTIRATAVIETVTAAFEMEEILYELREHGAGLNAGRWDYLFSLVKTFGHQARFLLPDRTETAMTAPFMRAYCELLVRTCHRRGAHAIGGVAAQLPGRGRDVTAERVVPEKIIADKEYEARAGFDGSWVAHPALVPVCREVFDRRLGGGPHQMHRTLDDVQVRAADLLSVRRSALPPSTEEVRLNVAVALRYFDAWLQGRGAVAPAGLPEDTATAEIARARLWQWLRHRLISHEDLFALIDAVSASLAREQPGALVAEARTILEQTLVARELPAFFTTEAYRRHLVHRTEVSP, from the coding sequence ATGCCCACTCAGGTACCCCGCCGCGTCAAGGTTCTCGGTCCACCGGGCGACCGGCACGACGAGATCCTCACCCCCGCGGCACTCGACTTCCTGGCACTGCTCGACGATGCCTTCGCCGGACGCCGCCGGGAGATCCTCACCGCTCGCCGCCATCGCAGCGACCGCCTCGTCTCGGGATCCCCGCTGGACTTCCCCCGCGCGACATCGGGTGTGCGGGAAGACCCCCACTGGCGGGTCGCGCCGCCGGCCCCGGGCCTGACCGACCGCCGTGTGGAGATCACCGGCCCGCCCACCCCCCGGATGGCCGTGAACGCGCTCAACTCCGGCGCCCGGGTGTGGATGGCCTGCTTCGAGGACGCCGCCTCCCCGCTCTGGGAGAACATCGTCGGCGGCCAGCTGACCCTGCTGGACGTGTCCCGGCGGCCTAGGGACTTCACCACCCCGAAGGGCCGGGAACACCGGCTGGGAACAGACCTCCCCGCCATCATGGTGCGGCCTCGCGGCTGGCACCTGGACGAGGAACACCTCACGGTCGCCGACCGCCCGCTGCCCGCCTCGCTGGTCGACTTCGGCCTGTACTTCTTCCATTGCGCGCAGCGGCAGACCGACCTCGGTTCCGGCCCGTACTTCTACCTCCCCAAGCTGGAGAACCGCCACGAGGCCCGGCTGTGGAACGACGTGTTCCTGCTCGCCCAGGAGCTCCTGGGCGTCCCGCGCGGCACGATCCGGGCCACCGCCGTCATCGAGACGGTCACCGCCGCGTTCGAGATGGAGGAGATCCTCTACGAACTGCGCGAACACGGCGCCGGTCTCAATGCGGGGCGCTGGGACTATCTGTTCAGTCTGGTCAAGACCTTCGGGCACCAGGCCCGGTTCCTGCTGCCCGACCGCACCGAGACCGCCATGACCGCCCCCTTCATGCGGGCGTACTGCGAACTCCTCGTCCGCACCTGCCACCGTCGCGGAGCACACGCGATCGGCGGCGTGGCCGCACAACTCCCGGGCAGGGGCAGGGACGTGACAGCCGAACGGGTCGTGCCGGAGAAGATCATTGCCGACAAGGAATACGAGGCCCGGGCAGGGTTCGACGGCTCCTGGGTCGCCCACCCCGCCCTGGTGCCCGTCTGCCGCGAGGTCTTCGACCGCCGGCTCGGCGGTGGCCCCCACCAGATGCACCGCACGCTCGACGACGTGCAGGTACGCGCCGCCGATCTGCTGTCCGTACGCCGGTCCGCGTTGCCGCCGAGTACCGAGGAGGTCCGCTTGAACGTGGCCGTCGCGCTGCGGTACTTCGACGCGTGGCTACAAGGACGGGGTGCGGTCGCCCCCGCCGGGCTGCCGGAGGACACGGCCACCGCCGAGATCGCGCGTGCCCGGCTGTGGCAGTGGCTCCGGCACCGCCTGATCTCCCACGAGGACCTGTTCGCCTTGATCGACGCAGTATCCGCCTCCCTGGCCCGGGAGCAGCCAGGCGCCCTGGTCGCCGAAGCGCGCACGATCCTCGAACAGACGCTGGTGGCCCGCGAACTGCCCGCCTTCTTCACCACCGAGGCGTACCGGCGCCATCTCGTCCACCGGACGGAGGTGTCGCCGTGA
- the folP gene encoding dihydropteroate synthase, which yields MGVVNVTPDSFSDGGRWFEASTAVKHGLDLVAEGADLVDVGGESTRPGAARVDEDEELRRVVPVVRDLAAEGVLVSVDTMRSSVAARAVDAGAVLVNDVSGGLADPAMVPAVAACGVPFVVMHWRGFSHDMNSRAVYGDVVGEVVAELGARVEAVVTAGIPPERLVIDPGLGFAKRAEHDLALVAGLGEVCALGRPVLVAGSRKRFLGHVLTDVNGTPPPAHGRDAATAALSAIAAYQGAWAVRVHDVRATADAVRVARAVTPSG from the coding sequence ATGGGCGTCGTGAACGTCACCCCCGATTCGTTCTCCGACGGCGGCCGGTGGTTCGAGGCGAGTACGGCCGTCAAGCACGGGCTGGACCTCGTGGCCGAGGGGGCCGACCTGGTGGACGTGGGAGGTGAGTCGACCCGTCCCGGCGCCGCCCGCGTCGACGAGGACGAGGAACTGCGCCGCGTCGTCCCCGTGGTGCGGGATCTGGCGGCCGAAGGCGTCCTTGTGTCCGTCGACACCATGCGCTCCTCCGTCGCGGCACGGGCGGTGGATGCCGGCGCGGTCCTGGTCAACGACGTCAGCGGCGGCCTCGCCGATCCCGCCATGGTCCCGGCCGTCGCGGCCTGCGGCGTCCCCTTCGTCGTGATGCACTGGCGCGGGTTCAGCCACGACATGAACAGCCGTGCGGTCTACGGCGACGTGGTCGGCGAGGTCGTCGCGGAACTCGGCGCCCGTGTCGAGGCCGTCGTGACCGCCGGCATTCCGCCGGAACGCCTGGTGATCGACCCGGGACTCGGCTTCGCCAAACGCGCCGAGCACGACCTCGCTCTTGTGGCAGGACTCGGCGAGGTGTGTGCACTGGGCCGTCCCGTCCTGGTAGCCGGATCCCGGAAGAGGTTCCTCGGCCACGTCCTGACAGACGTGAACGGCACCCCGCCACCCGCGCACGGGCGGGACGCCGCCACCGCTGCCCTGTCGGCCATCGCCGCCTACCAGGGCGCCTGGGCTGTGCGGGTCCACGATGTCCGGGCGACAGCCGACGCGGTCAGGGTCGCTCGCGCGGTCACCCCGTCCGGCTGA
- a CDS encoding deoxynucleoside kinase produces MPVICVGGMIGIGKTSVAELLAKELGSTVFYESVEDNPILPLFYTASPEEIEAKRYPFLLQLYFLQTRFAAIKEAYKQDDNVLDRSIYEDWYFAKVNHDLGRISTLEMQVYEGLLSEMMREIDGLPYRKAPDLMVYLKADFETVLHRIGLRARDFEQDESLVEYYRTLWSGYDNWVHEHYSASEVLTIDMTHTDVVNNPDHAARVAREVKEALAASRNRA; encoded by the coding sequence ATGCCAGTGATCTGCGTCGGAGGCATGATCGGGATCGGCAAGACGAGCGTGGCCGAGCTCCTTGCCAAGGAGCTCGGCAGCACGGTCTTCTACGAGAGCGTGGAGGACAACCCGATCCTGCCGCTCTTCTACACGGCGAGCCCCGAGGAGATCGAGGCGAAGCGCTACCCCTTCCTGCTCCAGCTCTACTTCCTGCAGACCCGGTTCGCCGCGATCAAGGAGGCGTACAAGCAGGACGACAACGTCCTGGACCGGTCCATCTACGAGGACTGGTACTTCGCCAAGGTCAACCACGACCTGGGCCGGATCAGCACCCTGGAAATGCAGGTGTACGAGGGCCTGCTGAGCGAGATGATGCGCGAGATCGACGGCCTGCCGTACCGCAAGGCACCCGATCTCATGGTCTACCTCAAGGCCGACTTCGAGACCGTGCTCCACCGCATAGGGCTGCGAGCCCGCGACTTCGAGCAGGACGAGAGCCTCGTCGAGTACTACCGCACCCTGTGGTCCGGCTACGACAACTGGGTCCACGAGCACTACTCCGCCAGCGAGGTCCTGACCATCGACATGACCCACACAGACGTGGTCAACAACCCCGACCACGCCGCCCGTGTGGCGCGCGAGGTCAAGGAGGCCCTGGCGGCTTCCCGGAACCGCGCCTGA
- a CDS encoding bifunctional GNAT family N-acetyltransferase/acetate--CoA ligase family protein, which translates to MAPTVAEPREVHVLLADGATVSVRPVRPDDLAEVDAFYAGMSPENLRLRFFTANRRSAEQSAERVCRPASPGRRALLAEAGGEAVGLVEYERLPGTDHGDLALAVADRWHHRGVGTVLLEHAASAARNDGITAFAADALSENRDVLKVFADLGLSVTRHFDGPEVHCLVRLEADETYLSAVEARGRTADVASLQPLLRPRSVVVVGPGRRPGSVGRAVLNNLRLGGFNGRLFAVHPVAAAVLGVTTYRSVSDLPQAPDLAVLAVPAAAVPTVAEECGRHGVRALLVLSAGLDREHGRGLLTACRRHGMRLVGPNCLGLANTEDGVRLDATFAADLPSPGTAGVAVQSGGVGIALLTGLSRLGIGVSTFVSLGDKYDVSGNDMLQWWETDGRTDLALLHLESFGNARAFSRTARRVTRRIPVLTVDAGRTAVGRRAAASHTAAAATPTMTRQALFRQAGVTSTRGIAELLGTAAFLHSQPLPAGRRVAVVSNAGGTGVLAADAVVESGLVVPVLSAELTRRLLGILPGGATAANPVDTTAAVSEAQLRDCLVELIGSGEVDALTVSLVPTAVATATGDDLTRSVVRTAEEQAFPVAVVLPGQTASVGYLTGHHATVPAYADPQSAAQALVHAADRTEWLARPTGTVADLQAIDPSRAVEVVTEFLSAHPDGGWADPGTCAGLLDCYGIPQVPWEWAHNESDAVSAALRFRDGYGGAVLKAYWPGLVHKSEEHAVRLDLQDDAQVSAAYRDLADRFRGKLAGVLVQPMARRGVELFAGVVQDAVFGPLVMFGLGGTATEVLADHAARLAPLTDQDVHDLVSAPRCAPLLFGHRGAEPVDLDGLGQLLLRLSRMANDLPHITEADLNPVIARPDGMDIVDVRMHLEPSRPFDPYLRRLR; encoded by the coding sequence ATGGCACCGACGGTGGCGGAGCCGCGCGAGGTGCACGTTCTCCTCGCGGACGGGGCGACCGTGTCCGTCCGGCCGGTCCGGCCGGACGATCTGGCAGAGGTGGACGCGTTCTACGCCGGGATGTCGCCGGAGAACCTGCGCCTGCGCTTCTTCACGGCGAACCGGCGTTCGGCGGAGCAGTCGGCCGAGCGGGTCTGCCGTCCGGCTTCCCCAGGACGCAGGGCCCTGCTCGCCGAGGCGGGGGGCGAGGCGGTCGGGCTCGTCGAGTACGAGCGGCTGCCGGGCACCGATCACGGGGACCTGGCCCTGGCGGTCGCGGACCGCTGGCACCACCGGGGCGTGGGCACCGTGCTGCTCGAACACGCCGCTTCCGCGGCGAGGAACGACGGCATCACGGCGTTCGCGGCCGACGCCCTCTCGGAGAACCGTGACGTGCTCAAGGTCTTCGCGGACCTGGGGCTGAGCGTCACGCGGCACTTCGACGGGCCGGAGGTGCACTGCCTGGTGCGGCTGGAGGCGGACGAGACGTATCTGTCCGCCGTCGAGGCGCGCGGCCGGACGGCCGACGTCGCCAGCCTCCAGCCGCTGCTCAGGCCCCGGTCGGTCGTGGTCGTGGGGCCCGGCCGGCGGCCGGGCTCCGTCGGGCGCGCCGTCCTGAACAACCTGCGCCTGGGAGGCTTCAACGGCCGGCTGTTCGCCGTGCACCCGGTGGCGGCGGCCGTCCTCGGCGTGACCACGTACCGTTCCGTGTCCGACCTGCCACAGGCACCCGACCTCGCCGTCCTCGCCGTGCCGGCCGCAGCCGTGCCGACCGTCGCCGAGGAGTGCGGAAGGCACGGTGTGCGCGCACTGCTGGTGTTGTCGGCCGGCTTGGACCGCGAACACGGGCGCGGCCTGCTCACAGCGTGCCGCCGCCACGGGATGCGGCTCGTCGGCCCGAACTGCCTGGGCCTGGCCAACACCGAGGACGGCGTACGGCTGGACGCCACCTTCGCCGCCGACCTCCCCAGCCCCGGCACCGCCGGAGTCGCCGTCCAGTCCGGCGGCGTGGGCATCGCCCTGCTGACCGGGCTGTCCCGTCTGGGCATCGGGGTCTCGACCTTCGTGTCGCTCGGCGACAAGTACGACGTCAGCGGCAACGACATGCTCCAGTGGTGGGAGACCGACGGCCGGACCGATCTGGCACTGCTCCACCTGGAGTCGTTCGGCAACGCCCGCGCCTTCTCCCGTACCGCCCGCCGGGTCACCCGCCGCATTCCCGTCCTGACCGTCGACGCCGGGCGCACGGCGGTCGGCCGACGGGCAGCCGCCTCGCACACCGCCGCCGCGGCGACGCCCACCATGACCCGCCAGGCCCTCTTCCGGCAGGCCGGGGTCACCTCCACCCGCGGCATCGCCGAACTCCTCGGCACGGCCGCGTTCCTGCACTCACAGCCGCTCCCGGCCGGGCGCAGGGTCGCCGTCGTCTCCAACGCCGGCGGCACCGGCGTCCTCGCGGCGGACGCCGTGGTCGAGTCCGGACTGGTCGTACCGGTCCTGTCAGCAGAACTGACCAGGCGGCTCCTGGGCATCCTCCCCGGGGGTGCGACCGCCGCCAACCCGGTCGACACCACTGCGGCCGTCTCCGAGGCACAACTGCGCGACTGCCTGGTCGAGCTGATCGGCAGCGGCGAGGTGGACGCCCTGACCGTGTCCCTGGTCCCCACGGCAGTCGCCACCGCCACCGGGGACGACCTCACCCGCTCGGTCGTCCGCACGGCCGAGGAGCAGGCCTTTCCCGTCGCTGTCGTGCTTCCCGGTCAGACCGCCTCCGTCGGCTACCTCACGGGCCACCACGCCACCGTCCCCGCCTACGCCGATCCGCAGTCCGCGGCGCAGGCACTGGTGCATGCGGCCGATCGCACCGAGTGGCTCGCCCGCCCGACAGGAACCGTGGCCGATCTTCAGGCCATCGACCCCTCGCGCGCAGTCGAAGTCGTCACCGAATTCCTTTCCGCCCATCCCGACGGCGGCTGGGCGGACCCTGGTACATGTGCCGGTCTCCTGGACTGCTACGGCATCCCGCAGGTTCCGTGGGAGTGGGCGCACAACGAGTCGGACGCCGTCTCCGCCGCGCTCCGGTTCCGTGACGGGTACGGTGGCGCGGTGCTCAAGGCGTACTGGCCGGGCCTTGTCCACAAGAGCGAGGAACACGCCGTCCGGCTCGACCTCCAGGACGACGCCCAGGTATCGGCCGCCTACCGGGACCTGGCCGACCGCTTCCGCGGGAAGCTCGCCGGTGTCCTGGTGCAGCCCATGGCACGGCGCGGCGTCGAACTCTTCGCCGGTGTCGTGCAGGACGCGGTCTTCGGGCCCCTGGTGATGTTCGGCCTCGGCGGCACGGCGACCGAGGTGCTCGCCGACCACGCCGCCCGGCTCGCGCCACTCACCGACCAGGACGTCCACGACCTGGTGAGCGCACCACGCTGCGCCCCGCTGCTCTTCGGCCACCGCGGTGCGGAACCGGTCGACCTGGATGGCCTCGGCCAACTACTGCTGAGGCTGTCCCGGATGGCGAACGACCTGCCACACATCACCGAAGCTGACCTCAACCCCGTCATCGCGCGCCCTGACGGCATGGACATCGTCGACGTCCGCATGCACCTGGAGCCGTCCCGGCCGTTCGACCCGTATCTTCGCCGCCTTCGCTGA
- a CDS encoding CBS domain-containing protein, which yields MPASRYTVSDVMTHTAIAIGREASYKEIVELMHAWKVSAVPVLEGEGRVVGVVSEADLLPKEEFRREEPHLPDQLEEAAKAGGVLAEDLMSSPAVTVHPDATIAEAARIMARKHVKRLPVVNRIGMLEGVVSRSDLLKVFLRPDEELAEEIRQAVLTELAPGVPLDFTVEEGVVTLRGPVHDRALIPLLARAIRAVEGVVDVRMELGGAVSADA from the coding sequence ATGCCCGCATCCCGCTACACCGTCAGTGACGTCATGACGCACACCGCGATCGCCATCGGCCGCGAGGCTTCCTACAAGGAGATCGTCGAACTGATGCACGCATGGAAGGTGAGTGCGGTTCCCGTCCTGGAAGGTGAGGGCCGCGTCGTCGGAGTCGTCTCCGAGGCCGACCTGCTGCCGAAGGAGGAGTTCCGCCGCGAGGAGCCCCACCTCCCGGACCAGCTGGAGGAGGCCGCCAAGGCGGGTGGCGTGCTCGCCGAGGACCTGATGTCGAGTCCGGCGGTCACCGTGCACCCGGACGCCACCATCGCCGAGGCGGCCCGCATCATGGCCCGCAAGCACGTCAAGCGCCTGCCGGTGGTGAACAGGATCGGCATGCTGGAGGGCGTCGTCAGCCGCAGCGACCTGCTGAAGGTCTTCCTGCGCCCCGACGAGGAGCTGGCGGAGGAGATCCGCCAGGCCGTGCTCACCGAACTCGCACCCGGCGTGCCGCTGGACTTCACCGTGGAGGAGGGTGTCGTCACCCTCCGGGGACCGGTACACGACCGGGCCCTGATTCCCCTCCTTGCCCGCGCCATCCGCGCCGTCGAAGGGGTCGTCGACGTCCGGATGGAACTCGGCGGGGCGGTATCGGCCGACGCGTAG
- a CDS encoding response regulator, whose amino-acid sequence MSDVPGASPEVPIKVFLLDDHEVVRRGLRDLLDAEPGITVVGEAGSAEQALARGPALRPDVAVLDVRLPDGDGITVCRELRSRMPELACLMLTSFDDEDALLDAIMAGAAGYVLKQIKGSDLVSAVRMVATGQSMLDPATTARLMHSLRDPEAAKDPEDARLATLSERERAVLELIGDGLTNRQIAKQLYLSEKTVKNHISRLLGKLGVERRVQAAVIAAQVHGQGHPGETTPKADRHTE is encoded by the coding sequence ATGTCGGACGTACCCGGCGCCTCCCCCGAGGTGCCGATCAAGGTGTTCCTCCTCGACGACCACGAGGTGGTCCGCCGTGGACTGCGGGACCTCCTCGACGCCGAGCCCGGCATCACCGTCGTGGGCGAGGCCGGCAGCGCGGAGCAGGCACTGGCCCGGGGGCCGGCCCTCCGTCCCGACGTCGCCGTGCTCGACGTCCGGCTGCCCGACGGCGACGGCATCACCGTCTGCCGGGAACTGCGCTCGCGTATGCCGGAGCTGGCTTGCCTGATGCTGACCTCGTTCGACGACGAGGACGCCCTGCTGGACGCGATCATGGCGGGGGCGGCCGGATACGTACTCAAGCAGATCAAGGGCTCGGATCTCGTCTCCGCCGTCCGGATGGTGGCCACCGGCCAGTCCATGCTCGACCCGGCCACCACCGCGCGCCTGATGCACTCCCTACGCGACCCGGAAGCCGCCAAGGACCCCGAGGACGCCCGGCTCGCCACCCTGTCCGAGCGGGAACGGGCAGTCCTGGAACTGATCGGCGACGGCCTCACCAACCGCCAGATCGCCAAGCAGCTCTACCTCTCGGAGAAGACGGTCAAGAATCACATCTCCAGGCTGCTGGGCAAGCTGGGCGTGGAACGCCGGGTCCAGGCGGCAGTGATCGCCGCGCAGGTCCACGGCCAGGGACACCCGGGCGAAACCACACCGAAAGCCGATCGTCACACTGAGTGA
- a CDS encoding CBS domain-containing protein has translation MRHREVGELMTREVVTVPRGATFKDIVRTLGEQRVSAVAVTDDDGHPLGVISESDLLPKTADQGDWFSSLPHPDPWESDKATGTRAEELMSAPAVCARPDWTVAEAARLMESQQVKRLLVVDDADLLVGIVTRGDLLRIFLRDDDAIRHEITADVLGGTLHLEPTAVSVEVVDGQVTLHGAVRFRSLVPVVERLCRTVDGVVRVTEHLAWETDDTGTGR, from the coding sequence GTGAGGCACAGAGAAGTGGGCGAACTGATGACACGCGAGGTCGTCACGGTTCCCCGGGGCGCGACGTTCAAGGACATCGTGCGGACACTCGGCGAGCAAAGGGTGTCCGCGGTGGCGGTCACCGACGACGACGGCCACCCGCTTGGCGTGATCTCCGAGAGCGACCTGCTGCCGAAGACCGCCGACCAGGGCGACTGGTTCAGCTCCCTGCCACACCCCGACCCCTGGGAGAGCGACAAGGCCACCGGCACCAGGGCGGAGGAGCTGATGTCGGCGCCGGCCGTCTGCGCGCGGCCGGACTGGACGGTGGCGGAGGCCGCCCGTCTCATGGAGAGCCAGCAGGTGAAGAGGCTACTGGTGGTCGACGACGCCGACCTGCTGGTGGGCATCGTCACCCGTGGCGACCTGCTGCGGATCTTCCTGCGCGACGACGACGCCATCCGCCACGAGATCACCGCGGATGTCCTCGGCGGGACCTTGCACCTGGAGCCCACCGCCGTGTCCGTCGAGGTGGTGGACGGGCAGGTGACCCTGCACGGCGCGGTGCGCTTCCGGAGCCTCGTCCCCGTCGTCGAGCGGCTGTGCCGAACCGTCGACGGCGTCGTCCGGGTCACGGAGCACCTCGCGTGGGAGACCGACGACACCGGCACGGGACGCTGA
- a CDS encoding CBS domain-containing protein, which yields MNVSASMSAPAVSVDGTTTIGEAARLMDIHGVGCLVVTEGEVLRGIVTDRDIAVRAMAPGLDRDEPVAEVMTTPTVTVDVADDIHAAYRTFRNSGVRRLPVLDGQRVVGMLTVDDLLMDVFRRVADLLGPIAWSVLEEPPGPQDEIGPHTRMDGKSPPASRGS from the coding sequence ATGAACGTGTCCGCATCCATGTCCGCGCCCGCAGTGTCCGTCGACGGCACGACGACCATCGGTGAGGCAGCCCGCCTGATGGACATCCATGGCGTCGGCTGCCTCGTGGTGACGGAGGGCGAAGTGCTGCGCGGCATCGTCACCGACCGTGATATAGCCGTCCGTGCGATGGCCCCAGGGCTCGACCGCGACGAGCCGGTGGCGGAGGTCATGACCACCCCGACCGTCACCGTCGACGTGGCCGACGACATCCACGCCGCCTATCGAACGTTCCGCAACAGCGGTGTCCGGCGGCTCCCCGTTCTCGACGGACAGCGTGTCGTGGGCATGTTGACAGTGGACGACCTGCTGATGGACGTCTTCCGGAGGGTGGCCGATCTGCTCGGCCCGATCGCCTGGAGCGTGCTGGAGGAGCCTCCAGGCCCCCAGGACGAAATCGGCCCGCACACACGAATGGACGGAAAGAGTCCGCCCGCTTCTCGCGGATCCTGA